A window from Theobroma cacao cultivar B97-61/B2 chromosome 3, Criollo_cocoa_genome_V2, whole genome shotgun sequence encodes these proteins:
- the LOC18604998 gene encoding protein SIEVE ELEMENT OCCLUSION B, with the protein MATPNVHPSKSQQLLRRERRIFSVSDDNSMMKQIQSTHAPDDRVVDVKPILQIIENVLRHVTPNIDRALNAADQGHIDGFDDRASLAAIDGMLEALAFIVHKISCEISCKCSGGGDAHSTTMALLNMLSSYSWDAKVVLTLAAFSVNIGEFWLIVQLCTTNSLAKSVALLKQLPDILEHSHNLKPQFDALNNLIKAMMDVTKCIVEFTELPSQYILSDVPPMSIAMAHIPTAAYWTMRSVVACASQIASLVGLKHEHITATSEAWELSSLAHKVSSIHDHLQKLLRQCYQHIDEKKQAEAYEGLAHSFGTPQLDNLKILIKLFSLGKEDPQNALLGPDKTKVHMDVLRRKHVLLLISDLDISPDEIQVFEVLYKYERVSSELNYEIVWLPIVDMSTWNDGHQQKFLNLQSIMPWYTVHHPSIIEPAVIKYTKEVWRFVKKPIVVTLDPQGKVTCPNALNMLWIWGNTAFPFNTETEESLWKTQAWTIELLVDGLEANLHTWMKQQKVICLYGGEELDWIESFTSETKKVAQALGIGLEMVYVGKNNARERVRKITGFINEKQLSHAWQDGTIWFFWNRLESMLFSKTRHGKTNETDVIKQEVMTLLGYDGSEHGWAVFFLGSIEMVRAKGDKALSSMQSFETWEYLAREMGFMPALRKYLEGIAEDHHCTRLILPGISGGIAERVVCAECGRPMEMYFMYRCCVD; encoded by the exons ATGGCAACCCCCAACGTACATCCTTCTAAATCGCAGCAACTGCTCAGGAGAGAGCGCCGAATTTTCTCAGTATCTGATGATAATTCCATGATGAAGCAGATTCAGTCAACTCATGCCCCTGATGATCGTGTAGTTGATGTCAAGCCCATTCTCCAAATTATCGAGAATGTTTTGCGTCATGTCACTCCTAACATTGATCGTGCTCTAAAT GCTGCAGATCAAGGACACATCGATGGCTTTGATGATAGAGCCAGCCTGGCAGCTATAGATGGCATGCTTGAAGCATTGGCCTTTATCGTACACAAAATCTCCTGCGAG ATATCATGCAAGTGCTCAGGTGGAGGAGATGCCCATTCAACAACAATGGCGCTGCTCAACATGCTTTCAAGCTATTCGTGGGATGCAAAAGTGGTGCTAACCTTAGCAGCTTTTTCTGTGAATATTGGGGAGTTTTGGCTTATTGTTCAGCTCTGCACTACAAACTCACTTGCCAAGTCCGTGGCCCTTCTTAAGCAACTGCCAGACATCTTAGAGCATTCTCACAACCTGAAACCCCAATTTGATGCACTTAACAATCTCATCAAGGCAATGATGGATGTAACCAAGTGCATTGTTGAGTTTACAGAGCTACCTTCTCAGTATATTTTGAGCGATGTGCCACCAATGTCAATCGCCATGGCTCATATCCCCACAGCTGCATACTGGACAATGCGAAGCGTTGTGGCTTGCGCTTCACAGATTGCAAGCCTTGTGGGCTTGAAACATGA GCACATTACAGCAACCTCGGAGGCATGGGAACTATCAAGCTTGGCGCATAAAGTCAGCAGCATACACGATCACCTTCAAAAACTATTACGTCAATGTTATCAGCACATCG ATGAGAAGAAGCAGGCAGAAGCTTATGAAGGCCTGGCGCACAGTTTTGGAACTCCTCAATTGGACAACTTGAAGATTCTCATAAAACTTTTCTCGCTCGGCAAGGAAGATCCTCAAAATGCTCTCTTGGGTCCAGATAAGACCAAG GTTCATATGGACGTACTCAGGAGAAAGCATGTGTTACTGCTCATTTCGGATCTTGATATCTCCCCAGACGAGATTCAGGTTTTTGAGGTTCTGTACAAATATGAACGGGTATCGTCTGAGCTTAACTATGAGATCGTATGGCTCCCAATTGTGGACATGTCAACTTGGAATGATGGTCATCAGCAAAAATTTTTGAACCTGCAATCAATTATGCCATGGTATACTGTGCACCACCCTTCCATTATTGAACCAGCAGTCATTAAGTACACCAAAGAGGTATGGCGTTTCGTAAAGAAGCCGATTGTTGTGACCCTGGATCCACAAGGAAAGGTCACATGCCCAAATGCCCTCAACATGTTGTGGATATGGGGAAATACAGCCTTCCCTTTCAACACTGAGACAGAGGAAAGTCTGTGGAAGACACAGGCTTGGACGATTGAGCTACTTGTTGACGGGCTTGAAGCAAACTTACATACTTGG ATGAAACAACAGAAAGTCATCTGTCTATATGGTGGTGAAGAATTAGACTGGATCGAAAGTTTCACTTCCGAAACAAAAAAGGTTGCACAGGCTCTGGGCATCGGCTTAGAGATGGTTTATGTTGGAAAGAACAACGCCAGGGAGAGGGTAAGAAAGATTACCGGTTTTATCAATGAGAAGCAGCTTAGTCACGCCTGGCAAGATGGCACTATTTGGTTCTTTTGGAACCGGTTGGAGAGCATGTTGTTCTCGAAAACGCGACATGGCAAGACCAATGAAACTGACGTTATAAAGCAGGAGGTCATGACACTACTTGGCTACGATGGGAGCGAACATGGATGGGCAGTATTCTTTTTAGGATCAATTGAAATGGTCAGGGCCAAGGGAGACAAAGCTCTAAGCAGCATGCAGAGTTTTGAAACTTGGGAATACCTTGCTCGAGAAATGGGTTTTATGCCAGCACTCCGAAAGTACCTGGAAGGGATTGCCGAAGATCATCACTGCACCCGTCTTATCCTTCCAGGTATCAGTGGGGGAATTGCAGAGAGGGTGGTCTGTGCTGAGTGTGGACGTCCCATGGAGATGTATTTCATGTATCGCTGCTGTGTCGATTAA